A window of the Euzebya pacifica genome harbors these coding sequences:
- a CDS encoding glycosyltransferase: MTLGPDDVGVVVPARHAAGTLARAVSSALAEGVGAVVIAVDPTDQPTASAAARVAERDTRISVVDNPGGATPTGLNIAIAALPHQVVARLDAHAAFRPGYVRAALTALEGQGAAVVGGLQRSLATSPVGRATATAMGTWLGSGGASHRTGTVAGPSETAYLGVFRREWLDRVGGYDPSLARNQDYEICHRIRRAGGLVWFSPDMDATHEPRDTWTELAAQYHDFGRWKRHVMATAPGSIQPRQLAAPALVVGLVGSVLVARRRPRPAAVVPMAWLAAIGTAAATADAVDASPLTRADRVRIGGALGVMHLAWGTGFWRGGRGRGR; this comes from the coding sequence GTGACCCTCGGGCCCGATGACGTCGGCGTGGTCGTCCCGGCCCGACACGCAGCCGGAACCCTTGCCCGAGCGGTGTCGTCCGCGCTGGCGGAGGGGGTCGGCGCCGTCGTGATCGCCGTCGACCCGACCGACCAGCCGACCGCCAGCGCTGCCGCGAGGGTGGCCGAGCGCGACACCCGCATCAGCGTGGTCGACAACCCCGGTGGGGCCACCCCCACCGGCCTCAACATCGCCATCGCGGCGCTGCCGCATCAGGTGGTGGCCAGGCTGGACGCCCACGCGGCCTTCCGGCCCGGCTACGTGCGGGCTGCGCTGACCGCGTTGGAGGGGCAGGGCGCGGCGGTCGTCGGCGGTCTGCAGCGCTCCCTCGCGACGTCCCCGGTGGGCCGGGCCACCGCGACGGCCATGGGCACGTGGCTCGGGTCGGGGGGTGCCAGCCATCGGACGGGCACCGTTGCGGGGCCCAGCGAAACGGCCTACCTCGGGGTGTTCCGCCGCGAGTGGCTGGACCGCGTCGGCGGGTACGACCCCTCCCTCGCGCGCAACCAGGACTACGAGATCTGCCACCGGATCCGGCGTGCGGGCGGGCTGGTGTGGTTCAGCCCGGACATGGACGCAACCCACGAGCCGCGGGACACGTGGACCGAGCTGGCCGCGCAGTACCACGACTTCGGCCGCTGGAAGCGCCACGTCATGGCCACCGCACCGGGATCGATCCAGCCACGTCAGCTGGCCGCCCCGGCGCTCGTCGTCGGGCTGGTCGGCTCGGTGCTGGTGGCCCGCCGCAGGCCGCGCCCGGCGGCAGTGGTTCCCATGGCCTGGCTGGCCGCGATCGGCACAGCCGCCGCCACCGCTGACGCCGTCGACGCGTCGCCGCTGACGCGTGCCGACCGTGTCAGGATCGGCGGCGCGCTCGGCGTGATGCACCTCGCGTGGGGGACGGGGTTCTGGCGTGGGGGTCGCGGTCGAGGGCGTTGA
- a CDS encoding RNA polymerase sigma factor produces the protein MTALWPPPDTMSDGMLLRRAAGGDDDAFTLLFHRHRAMVRRICVAHGPHGLAEDLSSETFVRLLQHAERLWDRDRLAPWLATVARNTAISALRRPAVHRESPVADVPMRFADADHAESVTQRLDVETLLAHADDGDAAMLRAHYMEGRPLADIASDLGTTVGSIKVRMHRARGRVRRTAFAQALRGLVPLPVLRWRTQVTDLLRADVSHVAMVLAPVAVAAAIASGIVGSGTPQGSEAPRAAATATASQTAGGTGPVAPAAVSSAPVVHGAVAPSPPTGASQPLGRPGQVDTPSDNRRPPVDVPTIWLSREPPAPEPDSTVGIAGLEVETTSPPGVSDSTREDVCDVIALLPEPVSCHNER, from the coding sequence ATGACTGCCCTCTGGCCTCCGCCCGACACGATGTCGGACGGCATGTTGCTCCGCCGCGCCGCCGGCGGTGACGACGACGCCTTCACCCTGCTGTTCCACCGCCACCGAGCCATGGTGCGCCGCATCTGCGTCGCCCACGGCCCCCACGGGCTGGCCGAGGACCTGTCCAGCGAGACGTTCGTCAGGCTGCTCCAGCATGCCGAGCGGCTGTGGGACCGAGACCGCCTGGCCCCGTGGCTGGCCACCGTCGCGCGCAACACCGCCATCAGCGCACTGCGCCGTCCGGCCGTCCACCGGGAGTCACCCGTGGCCGACGTGCCCATGCGGTTCGCCGACGCCGACCACGCGGAGTCCGTCACCCAACGCCTGGACGTCGAGACCCTGCTGGCGCACGCCGACGACGGTGACGCCGCCATGTTGCGGGCCCACTACATGGAGGGCCGTCCGTTGGCCGACATCGCCAGCGACCTCGGCACCACGGTGGGTTCGATCAAGGTCCGCATGCACCGCGCGCGAGGGCGGGTCCGTCGGACGGCGTTCGCGCAGGCCCTGCGCGGACTCGTACCACTGCCGGTCCTCCGCTGGCGGACCCAGGTGACCGACCTGCTGCGGGCCGACGTGTCCCACGTGGCCATGGTGCTCGCCCCCGTCGCCGTGGCAGCAGCCATCGCCAGCGGCATCGTCGGTTCCGGCACTCCCCAGGGGTCGGAGGCGCCTCGGGCCGCAGCCACGGCCACTGCGTCCCAGACGGCCGGCGGGACCGGCCCCGTGGCACCTGCAGCCGTGTCGAGTGCCCCCGTCGTCCACGGTGCCGTGGCCCCATCGCCTCCCACCGGGGCCAGCCAACCGCTGGGGCGGCCCGGGCAGGTGGACACGCCCAGCGACAACCGACGTCCCCCAGTCGACGTGCCGACGATCTGGCTCAGCCGCGAACCGCCTGCCCCGGAGCCCGACAGCACCGTGGGGATCGCCGGCCTGGAGGTGGAGACGACCTCACCGCCGGGCGTGTCCGATTCCACGCGAGAGGATGTCTGCGACGTCATCGCGCTGCTCCCGGAGCCCGTGTCCTGCCACAACGAACGCTGA
- a CDS encoding glycosyltransferase — MSTHASSRPRVLVVTTVHPPDDPRIRYKTAASLAEDFAVRLATRAPGPDDTRGLDSVVLDGSRPRRALRALRQMLRRDVDLVAVHDPELLPVALLARLLRRVPVVFDVHEDLPVRAGLSRRHPAAGERGSAVRARVGPWLARRMLHVVERLVVVTLAEEGYARDFRRAHPVLPNHLLVEVLPPPSANATGGGVVYLGDVTTARGVTVLLDAVSSGLPGRTLHLIGRCAPGLAEELRHRADELGVSLEVHGWMPLPVALRLVAVAEVAACPLTDHPAYRRSLPTKVLEYLAVGVPVVASDLPGTREVVEGLPGVVLVAPDRVDELARGLAVAADPALRAAAVQGVAAVRERFGWPDERIRQVYRDVVSSSAER; from the coding sequence GTGAGCACCCACGCCTCGTCCCGGCCCCGGGTGCTGGTGGTCACGACGGTGCATCCTCCCGACGACCCCCGGATCCGCTACAAGACCGCCGCCAGCTTGGCCGAGGACTTCGCCGTCCGCCTGGCGACGCGCGCGCCCGGACCCGACGACACGCGGGGACTCGACAGCGTGGTGCTCGATGGCTCGCGCCCGCGCAGGGCGCTCCGGGCCCTGCGACAGATGCTCCGTCGCGACGTGGACCTCGTGGCCGTCCACGACCCCGAGCTGCTGCCCGTGGCGTTGCTGGCCAGGCTTCTGCGACGGGTGCCGGTGGTGTTCGACGTGCACGAGGACCTGCCGGTGCGGGCCGGCCTGTCCCGCCGCCACCCAGCTGCCGGCGAAAGAGGATCGGCGGTCCGGGCGCGCGTCGGGCCGTGGCTGGCACGCCGGATGCTGCACGTCGTCGAGCGGTTGGTCGTCGTCACCCTGGCCGAGGAGGGGTACGCCCGGGACTTCCGACGTGCCCATCCGGTGCTGCCCAACCACCTGCTGGTCGAGGTGCTTCCTCCCCCGTCGGCGAACGCCACGGGGGGCGGGGTGGTCTACCTGGGAGACGTGACCACGGCTCGAGGCGTGACCGTGCTGCTGGACGCGGTGTCCTCGGGGCTGCCGGGACGGACCCTCCACCTCATCGGCCGGTGCGCGCCCGGCCTTGCCGAGGAGCTGCGGCATCGGGCGGACGAGCTGGGGGTGTCGCTGGAGGTCCACGGCTGGATGCCGCTGCCCGTGGCGCTGCGACTGGTCGCCGTCGCCGAGGTCGCCGCCTGTCCGCTGACCGACCACCCCGCCTACCGACGGTCGTTGCCGACGAAGGTGCTGGAGTACCTGGCGGTCGGGGTGCCGGTCGTGGCCTCCGACCTGCCCGGCACCCGAGAGGTGGTCGAGGGCCTGCCCGGTGTGGTCCTGGTCGCGCCGGACCGGGTCGACGAGCTCGCTCGCGGGCTGGCGGTCGCGGCCGATCCGGCGCTCAGGGCCGCGGCGGTGCAGGGTGTGGCCGCCGTCCGCGAGCGCTTCGGTTGGCCCGACGAACGGATCCGGCAGGTGTACCGGGACGTCGTGTCCTCCTCCGCCGAACGCTGA
- a CDS encoding glycosyltransferase, producing the protein MGPHQPDVISGDVIGRADGPRVLFVPSNGMGLGHMTRAAAIARRLGEAGAMPILCVLSPLIDPLRQLGFMVEHIPSYASTPLERWHWQRLLADQLRHLIEAYDVTAVVFDGVAPYRGVRQVMAEEGAPPFVWVRRGRWRADARPAATAAGFTMVIEPGEVDRDEPDVAIPQPAARAVNGVPVRQVGPVLLHDHHDLRDRGQALVDLALPADGRYGLISLGTGLAGPLAHTAGPLVAALRSRGLVPVVAASPLSPPPTVEGALVRQRYPLAPSLAAFDVVVLAAGYNSVVEAVACRVPAVLVPNPAAAVDDQLARAVGLDQQGLAVLWDSTVRAGAEGAAGSAPAGALDRALDRALDGHSELVERMAARSVPQGATRAAALIQELTQSRAHQPKPRSIR; encoded by the coding sequence GTGGGTCCGCACCAACCGGATGTGATCTCCGGGGACGTGATCGGCCGGGCCGACGGGCCGCGTGTCCTGTTCGTCCCCTCCAACGGGATGGGCCTCGGGCACATGACCCGTGCGGCCGCCATCGCCCGTCGGCTGGGCGAGGCGGGGGCGATGCCGATCCTGTGCGTCCTCTCGCCGCTGATCGACCCGCTCCGGCAGCTGGGGTTCATGGTCGAGCACATCCCCTCCTACGCCTCGACTCCGCTGGAACGATGGCACTGGCAGCGGCTGCTCGCCGACCAGCTGCGGCACCTGATCGAGGCCTACGACGTCACGGCGGTGGTGTTCGACGGTGTGGCCCCCTACCGGGGGGTGCGGCAGGTCATGGCGGAGGAGGGCGCGCCACCGTTCGTGTGGGTCCGTCGCGGGCGCTGGCGAGCCGACGCCCGACCTGCCGCGACGGCCGCGGGGTTCACGATGGTCATCGAACCCGGTGAGGTCGACCGGGACGAGCCCGACGTCGCGATCCCACAACCCGCGGCGCGGGCCGTCAACGGCGTCCCGGTCCGGCAGGTCGGGCCGGTCCTGCTGCACGACCACCACGACCTGCGTGACCGCGGACAGGCGCTGGTCGACCTGGCCCTTCCCGCGGACGGGCGCTACGGCTTGATCTCCCTCGGGACCGGCCTGGCCGGACCGTTGGCCCACACCGCCGGACCGTTGGTCGCCGCCCTGCGCAGCCGAGGACTGGTTCCCGTGGTCGCCGCGTCGCCCCTGTCGCCACCCCCGACCGTGGAGGGTGCGCTGGTCCGCCAGCGATATCCCCTGGCCCCGTCGTTGGCTGCCTTCGACGTGGTGGTCCTGGCGGCTGGCTACAACTCCGTGGTCGAGGCGGTGGCCTGCCGTGTGCCCGCGGTCCTCGTGCCCAACCCGGCAGCTGCCGTCGACGATCAGCTGGCCCGCGCCGTCGGGCTCGACCAGCAGGGGTTGGCGGTCCTGTGGGACTCAACGGTGCGTGCCGGCGCCGAGGGGGCAGCCGGCTCGGCGCCAGCCGGTGCGCTCGATCGTGCGCTGGACCGGGCGCTCGACGGGCATTCCGAGCTCGTCGAACGCATGGCCGCCCGATCCGTTCCGCAGGGCGCGACTCGCGCGGCCGCCCTCATCCAGGAGCTGACGCAGTCGCGGGCCCACCAGCCGAAGCCAAGGTCGATCCGATGA
- a CDS encoding UDP-glucuronic acid decarboxylase family protein produces the protein MTYDLTVFDGATAVITGGAGFLGSHLSHRLLDLGARVVVMDNLSTGSASNIEDLLGHDRFSFLRYDVTEYIHVGGSVDFVLHWASPASPIDYLKLPIQTMKVGALGTHKALGLARAKDARFMLASTSEVYGDPEIHPQPESYWGNVNPIGPRGVYDEAKRFAEALTFAYHRSHGMEVRVPRIFNTFGPKMRMDDGRAVPTFIAQTLRGEPLSVFGDGQQTRSLCYVDDLVEGLLRLLASDYDATPVNIGNQHEMTILELAQRIQKLAGVSPGIVHEPMPVDDPKVRQPDTTIARRELDWKPEVDIDDGLLRTIEWVRTNRM, from the coding sequence GTGACCTACGACCTGACAGTCTTCGACGGCGCAACCGCAGTCATCACCGGCGGCGCCGGTTTCCTCGGTTCGCACCTCTCCCACCGCCTCCTCGACCTCGGCGCGCGTGTCGTGGTGATGGACAACCTGTCGACCGGTTCGGCGTCCAACATCGAGGACCTGCTCGGCCACGACCGGTTCTCCTTCCTGCGCTACGACGTCACGGAGTACATCCACGTCGGCGGCTCGGTCGACTTCGTGCTGCACTGGGCGTCGCCGGCCTCGCCGATCGACTACCTCAAGCTGCCGATCCAGACGATGAAGGTCGGGGCGCTCGGCACCCACAAGGCGCTCGGCCTGGCTCGAGCCAAGGACGCGCGCTTCATGCTGGCCTCCACCAGCGAGGTCTACGGCGACCCGGAGATCCACCCGCAGCCGGAGTCCTACTGGGGCAACGTCAACCCGATCGGCCCGCGAGGCGTCTACGACGAGGCCAAGCGGTTCGCCGAGGCCCTGACGTTCGCCTACCACCGCTCCCACGGCATGGAGGTGCGGGTGCCGCGCATCTTCAACACCTTTGGGCCGAAGATGCGGATGGACGACGGCCGGGCGGTGCCGACGTTCATCGCCCAGACCCTCCGCGGCGAACCGCTGTCGGTCTTCGGTGACGGGCAGCAGACCCGGTCGCTGTGCTACGTCGACGACCTGGTGGAGGGGTTGCTGCGCCTGCTGGCCAGCGACTACGACGCCACCCCGGTCAACATCGGCAACCAGCACGAGATGACCATCCTCGAGCTGGCTCAGCGGATCCAGAAGCTGGCCGGTGTCTCGCCGGGCATCGTGCACGAGCCGATGCCGGTCGACGACCCGAAGGTCCGCCAGCCCGACACGACGATCGCCCGTCGCGAGCTCGACTGGAAGCCCGAGGTCGACATCGACGACGGGCTGCTGCGCACCATCGAGTGGGTCCGCACCAACCGGATGTGA
- a CDS encoding septum formation family protein, which produces MSDQTPPGWGNPPQNPTPWQGGPPGGQPPQQGWGQPPAQPQGPPAGYGPLPGQAPPGQQPPYGQQPAYGQQPPGYGPGQGYGQPGPGFQPPPKKSNTGLIIGLVVLVLVLAGGGLAAFLLSSGDDELATTDTEATASELGEAVDDLNSDLADEGTEPEVLDDLPQDEATPSAVPGEDASVFELAVGDCYNSPSTSDEVQSVAVVPCDTPHDSEVFFLVDYPDDGTGFPGLEELNTFADDQCQGQAFTDYVGVVWAESRFFTSQLTPTEASWEQGDREVVCLLYDPTTQLNASVRGTGQ; this is translated from the coding sequence GTGAGCGACCAGACACCGCCGGGCTGGGGCAATCCACCGCAGAACCCCACGCCATGGCAAGGAGGTCCCCCCGGTGGGCAGCCTCCACAGCAGGGTTGGGGGCAGCCGCCAGCCCAGCCCCAGGGCCCGCCTGCGGGCTACGGGCCGCTTCCCGGCCAGGCACCGCCGGGCCAGCAGCCCCCCTATGGCCAGCAGCCCGCCTACGGGCAACAGCCGCCCGGTTACGGCCCCGGCCAGGGCTACGGCCAGCCGGGACCGGGGTTCCAGCCGCCGCCCAAGAAGTCCAACACGGGCTTGATCATCGGCCTCGTCGTGCTCGTCCTCGTGCTGGCAGGCGGCGGCCTGGCCGCCTTCCTGCTGTCCAGCGGTGACGACGAGCTGGCGACCACCGACACCGAGGCCACGGCATCGGAGCTCGGTGAAGCCGTCGACGACCTCAACAGCGACCTGGCCGACGAGGGCACCGAACCGGAGGTCCTCGACGACCTGCCGCAGGACGAGGCGACACCATCCGCCGTCCCCGGAGAGGACGCCTCGGTCTTCGAGCTCGCCGTCGGGGACTGCTACAACAGCCCGTCGACCAGCGACGAGGTGCAGTCCGTGGCCGTCGTGCCGTGCGACACCCCCCACGACAGCGAGGTCTTCTTCCTCGTCGACTACCCCGACGACGGCACCGGGTTCCCCGGCCTGGAGGAGCTGAACACCTTCGCCGACGACCAGTGCCAGGGGCAGGCCTTCACCGACTACGTCGGCGTGGTCTGGGCCGAGTCACGGTTCTTCACCAGCCAGCTGACCCCCACGGAGGCGTCGTGGGAGCAGGGCGACCGGGAGGTCGTCTGCCTGCTGTACGACCCCACCACCCAGCTCAACGCGTCGGTGCGCGGCACCGGACAGTGA
- a CDS encoding replication-associated recombination protein A translates to MPEAQLFGGDDDRASEETPPATRRVMSGAGAGSATAPLAARLRPRTLDEVVGQRHLIGPEGPIRRTIASGRLSSMVLWGPPGTGKTTLAGVIAAEANAEMIVLSAVTAGVKDVRAAVVEGRERLRRTQRRTILFVDEIHRFNKSQQDALLPSVEAGDVVLIGATTENPSFEVNAALLSRSILYRLAPLEEDDLSVLLDRGLADPGLEGVTATDEARAALLHAADGDARVLLTGLDAAAALSVGTEDGRITPEMVQSALAQPHLRYDKAGDNHYDQVSAFIKSMRGSDPDAAMYWLTRMLAEGEDPRFLARRMVILASEDIGLAHPQALAVSVAAFQALDRVGLPEARFALSQACIHLALAPKSNAVTRAMARADAEVERLGNAPVPASLRDAHYKGAKRLGHGVGYAYPHDDERGWVDQQYGPDGLRRIYEPGDHGAEPTLNSWRDSR, encoded by the coding sequence GTGCCTGAGGCACAGCTGTTCGGCGGTGACGACGACCGCGCATCGGAGGAGACCCCGCCGGCCACCCGGCGGGTGATGTCGGGCGCCGGGGCGGGATCGGCCACGGCGCCGCTTGCCGCGCGCCTGCGTCCCCGCACCCTCGACGAGGTCGTCGGCCAGCGCCACCTGATCGGGCCGGAGGGGCCGATCCGTCGGACGATCGCGAGCGGCCGGTTGTCCTCGATGGTCCTCTGGGGGCCGCCCGGAACCGGCAAGACGACCCTCGCCGGCGTCATCGCGGCCGAGGCCAACGCCGAGATGATCGTGCTGTCGGCCGTGACCGCGGGGGTGAAGGACGTGCGGGCGGCGGTCGTCGAGGGTCGGGAGCGCTTGCGCCGGACCCAGCGCCGCACGATCCTCTTCGTCGACGAGATCCACCGCTTCAACAAGTCCCAGCAGGACGCGTTGCTGCCGTCGGTGGAGGCGGGCGACGTCGTGCTGATCGGCGCGACGACGGAGAACCCCTCCTTCGAGGTCAACGCTGCGCTGCTGTCCCGCAGCATCCTCTACCGGCTCGCGCCGCTGGAGGAGGACGACCTGTCGGTGCTGCTCGACCGCGGGCTGGCCGACCCCGGGCTGGAGGGGGTCACCGCCACCGACGAGGCGCGCGCCGCGCTGCTGCATGCCGCCGACGGTGACGCCAGGGTGCTGCTGACCGGGCTGGACGCGGCCGCCGCGCTGTCGGTGGGGACCGAGGACGGCCGGATCACGCCGGAGATGGTGCAGTCGGCGCTGGCACAGCCCCACCTGCGCTACGACAAGGCGGGCGACAACCACTACGACCAGGTCAGTGCGTTCATCAAGTCGATGCGCGGGTCCGACCCGGATGCAGCGATGTACTGGCTGACCCGCATGCTGGCGGAGGGGGAGGACCCGCGGTTCCTGGCCCGGCGCATGGTGATCCTCGCCAGCGAGGACATCGGCCTGGCCCACCCGCAAGCGCTCGCCGTGTCGGTTGCGGCGTTCCAGGCGCTGGACCGGGTCGGGCTGCCCGAGGCCCGGTTCGCGCTGTCCCAGGCCTGCATCCACCTGGCGCTTGCGCCGAAGTCCAACGCGGTCACCCGAGCGATGGCCCGGGCGGACGCGGAGGTCGAACGGCTGGGCAACGCCCCGGTCCCGGCGTCGCTGCGGGACGCCCACTACAAGGGGGCCAAGCGGCTGGGACACGGGGTCGGGTACGCCTACCCCCACGACGACGAGCGCGGATGGGTCGACCAGCAGTACGGCCCGGACGGCCTGCGACGCATCTACGAACCCGGCGACCACGGCGCCGAACCCACCCTCAACTCCTGGCGCGACAGCCGCTGA
- a CDS encoding sugar phosphate nucleotidyltransferase translates to MRALILAGGRGTRLRPLTHLIPKPLVPFMGDPYAHGLLRRLVDAGVTRATFLVGRDAAPFQPLVDAAPQLGLAIDVATEEMALDTAGAVRRALAGEADEPVLVCNGDVLTDVDLRRIIDGHVESGAVATLTLHEVTDTSAFGVVVRNGQGMVRRFVEKPQPGTVPDNTINAGTYVLQPRLFDHFPGDGPLSFERQVFPGLLDAGEKMFGINDDAYWQDLGTPARYLEGHRAVIDGECTWPLAEGMVVVEGQSAIHPSAVVDETAVVRFGSVVGPRCRVGAGAVLQGAVLHEEVEVHDAAVISDALVGALSEIGTGVVVPKGSVLGIRTYLGTR, encoded by the coding sequence ATGCGTGCCCTGATCCTGGCGGGTGGCCGTGGCACACGGCTGCGTCCGCTCACCCACCTCATCCCCAAGCCCCTGGTCCCCTTCATGGGCGACCCCTACGCCCACGGGCTGCTCCGGCGGCTGGTGGATGCCGGGGTCACCCGGGCCACCTTCCTCGTCGGGCGTGACGCCGCGCCCTTCCAGCCCCTCGTCGACGCCGCGCCCCAGCTGGGCCTGGCGATCGACGTCGCGACCGAGGAGATGGCGCTGGACACCGCAGGGGCCGTTCGGCGTGCCCTCGCGGGGGAGGCCGACGAACCGGTCCTGGTGTGCAACGGCGACGTCCTGACCGACGTCGACCTCCGCCGGATCATCGACGGCCACGTCGAGTCGGGGGCCGTTGCCACCCTGACCCTCCACGAGGTCACCGACACCTCCGCCTTCGGGGTGGTCGTCCGCAACGGCCAGGGGATGGTCCGCCGGTTCGTGGAGAAGCCCCAACCGGGCACCGTGCCCGACAACACCATCAACGCCGGGACCTACGTCCTGCAGCCCCGCCTGTTCGACCACTTCCCGGGCGACGGCCCGCTGTCGTTCGAACGCCAGGTCTTCCCGGGCCTGCTGGACGCCGGCGAGAAGATGTTCGGCATCAACGACGACGCCTACTGGCAGGACCTCGGCACCCCGGCGCGCTACCTGGAGGGCCACCGGGCCGTCATCGACGGCGAGTGCACCTGGCCGCTGGCCGAGGGCATGGTCGTGGTCGAGGGGCAGTCCGCCATCCACCCCAGCGCCGTGGTCGACGAGACCGCGGTGGTGCGGTTCGGCTCCGTGGTCGGCCCGCGTTGCCGGGTCGGCGCGGGCGCGGTGCTGCAGGGCGCCGTGCTGCACGAAGAGGTGGAGGTGCACGACGCCGCCGTCATCAGCGACGCCCTCGTCGGCGCGCTGTCGGAGATCGGTACCGGCGTCGTCGTCCCCAAGGGCAGCGTGCTGGGCATCCGCACCTACCTCGGCACGCGCTGA
- a CDS encoding cell wall-binding repeat-containing protein, translating to MSAPHRRTATLLVVMLTMGLLTALPAQGEEYASFGCFSDPAGDAGGVDVADIVGTCLQYPDTSSSPEFPQGEPIRLTTVFAAGNNPLQDASWTNDDTALQVALSTDGDPNPELVLRLFHNGTSLVRSIEDGAGGQVADCDAQVELDPSFQGIDFVLQPSCIPDSPDVRYSVQMAYEETDGAAVAMDRWPDTDASVRMPRGDENPFCDAPTETGSEVTVARVACFIGGTEPVSQAVAISQFVFNDLSTQEYEPYTGQWAVIVRDDNFADALAGSSLGFGQGPLLFTYSPTSGPTLGQDHTRLAPATKQELVRTVPRGFPVYVLGGTAAIDEGVMDHLRELGYDARRLSGPTRVDTAAAVALEVRQRTQDFAARNAGFPDTNMVLMANQDNWPDAVLAGQVGALWGFPVLLTGATGPAPAATLAALDQLRPQAIQFIGGSAVISSDTLRSIRDHANTNGYAFGGPGAALTDDTSNPWRQFCANTNPDGSQIPRWTCRWGGDSRIATGAAVSQFGREMIQRFGGEDTLIPDTEVYASGVPLGGGVDSDNYAYVLAASMMSGRFGGAVFLPTDNNTLTDTVIQSVCDIRRGKDTNGDGEPDTPFIEFVELVALMADTDRLSDGFGEEIRSLITDGCPATFAGAAPDLVTAD from the coding sequence ATGTCTGCACCGCATCGCCGTACCGCCACCCTGCTCGTGGTCATGCTGACCATGGGGCTCCTCACCGCGCTGCCGGCGCAGGGCGAGGAGTACGCCTCCTTCGGTTGCTTCTCCGATCCGGCCGGTGACGCCGGCGGCGTCGACGTGGCCGACATCGTCGGCACCTGCCTGCAGTATCCCGACACCAGCTCCTCCCCCGAGTTCCCGCAGGGGGAGCCGATCCGGCTGACCACCGTGTTCGCCGCAGGCAACAACCCCCTGCAGGACGCGTCGTGGACCAACGACGACACTGCGCTGCAGGTTGCCCTGTCCACCGACGGCGACCCGAACCCCGAGCTGGTGCTCCGTCTGTTCCACAACGGCACGAGCCTGGTCCGCAGCATCGAGGACGGCGCCGGCGGCCAGGTGGCCGACTGCGACGCCCAGGTGGAGCTGGACCCGAGCTTCCAGGGCATCGACTTCGTCCTCCAGCCCAGCTGCATCCCCGACAGCCCCGACGTGCGCTACAGCGTGCAGATGGCCTACGAGGAGACCGACGGTGCGGCCGTGGCGATGGACCGCTGGCCCGACACCGACGCGTCGGTACGGATGCCCCGCGGCGACGAGAACCCCTTCTGCGACGCGCCGACCGAGACCGGCAGCGAGGTCACGGTCGCACGGGTGGCCTGCTTCATCGGCGGCACCGAGCCGGTCAGCCAGGCCGTGGCGATCAGCCAGTTCGTCTTCAACGACCTGTCCACGCAGGAGTACGAGCCCTACACCGGCCAGTGGGCCGTGATCGTGCGCGACGACAACTTCGCCGACGCACTGGCCGGGTCCTCCCTCGGCTTCGGCCAGGGTCCGTTGCTGTTCACCTACTCCCCCACTTCCGGCCCCACCCTCGGGCAGGACCACACCCGGCTGGCACCCGCCACCAAGCAGGAGCTGGTCCGGACGGTGCCTCGCGGGTTCCCCGTGTACGTCCTCGGCGGCACCGCCGCGATCGACGAGGGGGTCATGGACCACCTGCGCGAGCTCGGTTACGACGCGCGGCGCCTGTCGGGCCCGACCCGCGTGGACACCGCCGCTGCGGTGGCCCTCGAGGTGCGGCAGCGAACCCAGGACTTCGCGGCCCGCAACGCCGGGTTCCCCGACACCAACATGGTGCTGATGGCCAACCAGGACAACTGGCCCGACGCGGTGCTGGCCGGGCAGGTGGGGGCGCTGTGGGGCTTCCCGGTCCTGCTGACCGGCGCCACGGGCCCCGCACCCGCCGCGACCCTCGCGGCGCTGGACCAGCTGCGACCCCAGGCCATCCAGTTCATCGGTGGCTCGGCGGTGATCTCCAGCGACACGCTTCGCTCGATCCGTGACCACGCCAACACCAACGGCTACGCCTTCGGCGGGCCCGGCGCGGCGCTCACCGACGACACCTCCAACCCGTGGCGGCAGTTCTGCGCCAACACCAACCCCGACGGCTCCCAGATCCCCCGGTGGACCTGCCGCTGGGGTGGTGACAGCCGCATCGCGACGGGTGCGGCGGTCAGCCAGTTCGGTCGCGAGATGATCCAGCGGTTCGGCGGCGAGGACACGCTGATCCCCGACACGGAGGTCTACGCCTCGGGCGTGCCCCTCGGCGGTGGCGTGGACAGCGACAACTACGCCTACGTGCTGGCGGCGTCGATGATGTCGGGCCGCTTCGGCGGCGCGGTGTTCCTGCCGACGGACAACAACACGTTGACCGACACGGTGATCCAGTCGGTGTGTGACATCCGGCGTGGCAAGGACACCAACGGCGACGGCGAACCCGACACCCCGTTCATCGAGTTCGTCGAGCTCGTGGCGCTGATGGCCGACACCGACAGGCTGTCGGATGGTTTCGGCGAGGAGATCCGCTCCTTGATCACCGACGGCTGCCCGGCGACGTTCGCCGGCGCCGCCCCGGACCTGGTCACCGCCGACTGA